A stretch of Ammospiza caudacuta isolate bAmmCau1 chromosome 18, bAmmCau1.pri, whole genome shotgun sequence DNA encodes these proteins:
- the LHX5 gene encoding LIM/homeobox protein Lhx5 has protein sequence MMVHCAGCERPILDRFLLNVLDRAWHIKCVQCCECKCNLTEKCFSREGKLYCKNDFFRRFGTKCAGCSQGISPSDLVRKARNKVFHLNCFTCMVCNKQLSTGEELYIIDENKFVCKEDYLNSPSLKEGSLNSVSSCTDRSLSPDLQDPMQDDTKETDNSTSSDKETTNNENEEQNSGTKRRGPRTTIKAKQLETLKAAFAATPKPTRHIREQLAQETGLNMRVIQVWFQNRRSKERRMKQLSALGARRHAFFRSPRRMRPLGGRLDESEMLGSTPYTYYGDYQGDYYGPGGNYDFFPHGPPSQAQSPADSSYLQNSGPGSTPLGPLEPPLSGHHSSENQRYTDMISHPDTPSPEPGMTGSLHPIPGEVFSGGPSPPFSMSSNSGYSGALSHPNPELSEAAVW, from the exons ATGATGGTGCATTGTGCGGGCTGCGAGAGGCCCATTTTGGACCGCTTCCTGCTGAACGTCTTGGACAGGGCATGGCACATCAAATGCGTCCAGTGCTGCGAGTGCAAGTGCAACCTCACCGAGAAATGCTTCTCCAGGGAAGGGAAACTCTACTGCAAAAATGACTTTTTCAG GAGGTTTGGTACCAAATGCGCCGGCTGCTCCCAAGGGATCTCTCCCAGCGACCTCGTCCGGAAAGCCCGGAATAAAGTGTTCCACCTGAACTGTTTCACCTGCATGGTGTGCAACAAGCAGCTCTCCACGGGCGAGGAGCTCTATATCATCGACGAGAACAAATTTGTTTGCAAAGAGGATTATTTGAACTCTCCCAGTTTGAAGGAAGGCAGCCTCAACTCAG TGTCCTCATGTACAGACAGGAGTTTGTCCCCGGATCTCCAGGACCCCATGCAGGACGACACCAAGGAAACGGACAACTCGACCTCGTCGGACAAGGAGACCACCAACAACGAGAACGAGGAGCAGAACTCGGGCACCAAGCGGAGGGGGCCCCGCACCACCATTAAAGCCAAGCAGCTGGAGACCCTCAAAGCCGCCTTCGCCgccacccccaaacccacccgcCACATCCGGGAGCAGCTGGCCCAGGAGACCGGCCTCAACATGAGAGTGATCCAG GTGTGGTTCCAGAACCGTCGGTCCAAGGAGCGGCGGATGAAGCAGCTGAGCGCGCTGGGCGCCCGCCGGCACGCGTTCTTCCGCAGCCCCCGCAGGATGCGGCCCCTCGGCGGCCGCCTCGACGAGTCCGAGATGCTCGGCTCCACGCCCTACACCTACTACGGAG ATTACCAAGGTGACTACTACGGGCCGGGAGGCAACTATGACTTTTTCCCCCACGGGCCGCCCTCCCAAGCCCAGTCCCCGGCCGACTCCAGCTACCTTCAGAACTCAGGACCCGGCTCCACACCCCTGGGACCCTTGGAGCCCCCCCTAAGCGGACACCACTCCTCAGAAAACCAAAGGTACACGGATATGATCTCGCACCCCgacacccccagccccgagccgggcaTGACGGGCTCGCTGCACCCCATTCCTGGCGAGGTCTTCAGCGGGGGGCCCAGCCCGCCCTTCTCCATGTCCAGCAATAGCGGCTACAGCGGGGCTCTGTCGCACCCCAACCCGGAGCTCAGCGAGGCGGCGGTGTGGTAG